The following proteins are encoded in a genomic region of Solea senegalensis isolate Sse05_10M linkage group LG5, IFAPA_SoseM_1, whole genome shotgun sequence:
- the rnf215 gene encoding RING finger protein 215 isoform X2: MLPFLLLRWPGLLLLQAAAEQVAQVEVFLEQQPSVSALLQGEVVESSGVSKTSEDREELDGELVLVQVEETQVSGGEGEDDATEQEPWIGVVPVEIDDSKASTGKQESFADAMVNKMKRALVLGASALIILALNQKTVSEMDLSQVLSKPIIVIQTSENVTKLIGALLRGLQATAKITYKTILQDNLGATLTLWSSCGRSRGGRYGEWQGVICTGETNSQVQKYLQQLWDTVLLVALILSTGVIVQARWQYQDHQVNDDLELLPKQDILKRMSSLKTKRYFQPKRRCDPSQPVETDNCAVCLEPFKNNQCLRVLPCLHEYHRECVDPWLLLHHTCPLCKRSILSSFCKDS, encoded by the exons ATGTTGCCGTTCCTCTTGCTTCGGTGGccggggctgctgctgctgcaggcggCGGCGGAGCAAGTCGCGCAGGTGGAGGTTTTCCTGGAGCAGCAACCCAGTGTCAGCGCACTGCTTCAGGGAGAGGTGGTGGAGTCCAGTGGGGTCAGCAAGACCTCCGAGGACCGAGAGGAGCTGGACGGGGAGCTGGTCCTG GTTCAAGTTGAGGAGACGCaggtgagtggaggagaaggCGAGGACGATGCCACAGAGCAGGAGCCATGGATCGGGGTGGTGCCAGTGGAGATTGATGACAGCAAGGCCTCCACTGGGAAGCAGGAGTCGTTCGCTGATGCAATGGTCAATAAA ATGAAGCGAGCCTTAGTCCTCGGAGCTTCAGCACTGATCATCCTTGCTCTCAATCAGAAAACCGTCAGTGAG ATGGATCTGTCGCAGGTGCTGTCTAAGCCCATCATTGTGATCCAGACgtctgaaaatgtcacaaagctGATCGGAGCTCTGCTCAG GGGCCTCCAGGCAACAGCGAAAATCACATACAAGACGATCCTGCAGGACAACCTG GGGGCCACACTCACACTGTGGTCCAGCTGTGGTCGATCGAGAGGAGGGCGCTACGGAGAGTGGCAGGGGGTCATCTGCACGGGGGAGACCAACTCTCAGGTCCAG AAGTACCTGCAGCAGTTGTGGGACACTGTCCTCCTGGTGGCTCTGATTCTCAGCACCGGAGTCATCGTCCAGGCTCGTTGGCAGTACCAGGACCACCAGGTCAATGACGACTTGGAG CTCCTTCCTAAACAGGACATCCTGAAGAGAATGTCGTCTCTAAAGACCAAAAGATACTTTCAGCCCAAACGCCGGTGTGACCCGTCCCAGCCAGTGGAGACGGACAACTGCGCCGTGTGTCTGGAGCCATTCAAGAACAACCAG TGTTTACGCGTGTTGCCGTGTCTTCACGAATACCACAGGGAGTGTGTGGacccctggctgctgctgcatcacacCTGTCCTCTGTGTAAACGGAGCATCCTCA GCAGCTTCTGCAAAGACAGTTAA
- the rnf215 gene encoding RING finger protein 215 isoform X1: MAPARCCRCLWVMLPFLLLRWPGLLLLQAAAEQVAQVEVFLEQQPSVSALLQGEVVESSGVSKTSEDREELDGELVLVQVEETQVSGGEGEDDATEQEPWIGVVPVEIDDSKASTGKQESFADAMVNKMKRALVLGASALIILALNQKTVSEMDLSQVLSKPIIVIQTSENVTKLIGALLRGLQATAKITYKTILQDNLGATLTLWSSCGRSRGGRYGEWQGVICTGETNSQVQKYLQQLWDTVLLVALILSTGVIVQARWQYQDHQVNDDLELLPKQDILKRMSSLKTKRYFQPKRRCDPSQPVETDNCAVCLEPFKNNQCLRVLPCLHEYHRECVDPWLLLHHTCPLCKRSILSSFCKDS, encoded by the exons ATGGCTCCAGCTCGCTGCTGTCGCTGTCTCTGGGTAATGTTGCCGTTCCTCTTGCTTCGGTGGccggggctgctgctgctgcaggcggCGGCGGAGCAAGTCGCGCAGGTGGAGGTTTTCCTGGAGCAGCAACCCAGTGTCAGCGCACTGCTTCAGGGAGAGGTGGTGGAGTCCAGTGGGGTCAGCAAGACCTCCGAGGACCGAGAGGAGCTGGACGGGGAGCTGGTCCTG GTTCAAGTTGAGGAGACGCaggtgagtggaggagaaggCGAGGACGATGCCACAGAGCAGGAGCCATGGATCGGGGTGGTGCCAGTGGAGATTGATGACAGCAAGGCCTCCACTGGGAAGCAGGAGTCGTTCGCTGATGCAATGGTCAATAAA ATGAAGCGAGCCTTAGTCCTCGGAGCTTCAGCACTGATCATCCTTGCTCTCAATCAGAAAACCGTCAGTGAG ATGGATCTGTCGCAGGTGCTGTCTAAGCCCATCATTGTGATCCAGACgtctgaaaatgtcacaaagctGATCGGAGCTCTGCTCAG GGGCCTCCAGGCAACAGCGAAAATCACATACAAGACGATCCTGCAGGACAACCTG GGGGCCACACTCACACTGTGGTCCAGCTGTGGTCGATCGAGAGGAGGGCGCTACGGAGAGTGGCAGGGGGTCATCTGCACGGGGGAGACCAACTCTCAGGTCCAG AAGTACCTGCAGCAGTTGTGGGACACTGTCCTCCTGGTGGCTCTGATTCTCAGCACCGGAGTCATCGTCCAGGCTCGTTGGCAGTACCAGGACCACCAGGTCAATGACGACTTGGAG CTCCTTCCTAAACAGGACATCCTGAAGAGAATGTCGTCTCTAAAGACCAAAAGATACTTTCAGCCCAAACGCCGGTGTGACCCGTCCCAGCCAGTGGAGACGGACAACTGCGCCGTGTGTCTGGAGCCATTCAAGAACAACCAG TGTTTACGCGTGTTGCCGTGTCTTCACGAATACCACAGGGAGTGTGTGGacccctggctgctgctgcatcacacCTGTCCTCTGTGTAAACGGAGCATCCTCA GCAGCTTCTGCAAAGACAGTTAA
- the LOC122769224 gene encoding SEC14-like protein 2, whose product MSGRVGDLSPKQAEALQLFRERIQDILPQLPAQHDHFLLRWLRARNFNLQKSEAMLRKHLEFRKQMKIDTIITEWRPPEVIEKYLSGGMCGHDLEGSPIWYDVIGPVDPKGLFLSASKQDFIKSKIRDCEMLQKDCDRQSERLGRNVESITMIYDVEGLGLKHLWKPAIETYGEILQMFEDNYPEGLKRLFVIKAPKLFPVAYNLVKHFLSEITRQKIHILGDNWKEVLLKYIDAEELPMIYGGKLTDPDGDPRCRTRINNWAHD is encoded by the exons ATGAGCGGAAGAGTCGGAGACCTCAGTCCCAAACAGGCTGAAGCACTACAGCTG TTTCGAGAGAGGATACAAGACATTCTTCCACAACTTCCTGCACAGCATGACCACTTCCTGTTACGCTGGCTCAGAg CCAGAAACTTCAATTTGCAGAAGTCTGAGGCCATGCTGCGGAAG CATTTGGAGTTTAGGAAACAGATGAAAATAGACACAATAATCACTGAATGGCGTCCACCGGAG GTGATAGAGAAGTATCTGTCAGGAGGGATGTGTGGTCATGATCTTGAGGGTAGTCCCATCTGGTACGATGTGATTGGACCGGTGGATCCTAAAGGCCTCTTCCTGTCTGCCTCCAAACAAGACTTCATCAAGTCCAAAATAAGAGACTGTGAGATGCTGCAGAAGGACTGTGACCGCCAGTCAGAGAGG TTGGGGAGGAATGTGGAGTCAATCACTATGATCTATGATGTTGAAGGTCTAGGTCTGAAACACTTATGGAAGCCTGCGATAGAAACATATGGGGAG ATTCTCCAGATGTTCGAAGACAACTACCCTGAAGGTTTGAAGAGACTGTTTGTTATTAAAG CACCCAAACTCTTTCCTGTGGCCTACAACCTTGTGAAGCACTTTCTGAGTGAGATCACAAGACAAAAGATTCATATTCTTGGAG ATAACTGGAAGGAAGTTTTACTGAAGTACATCGATGCAGAGGAGCTGCCGATGATATATGGTGGTAAACTGACAGATCCCGATGGAGATCCTCGCTGTCGGACCAGG ATTAATAATTGGGCCCACGACTGA
- the piwil1 gene encoding piwi-like protein 1, producing MTGRARARSRGRARGQEIAVPGASRAREAEPTPAPSAEGELVGRGRQKGTPGPFSGEAVVQISAGFQQVKLGERGGRRRDFQDVGVNTRQAMEHVKDSKSGTSGRPIQLSANFFRIMSRPQWVLYQYHVDFNPPMESRRLRSALLFQHEETLGSARSFDGALLFLPHRLHSKETVLHSETRNEEKVKITVTLTNELPPTSPVCLQLYNIIFRRILRILNMQQIGRNYYNPKDSLNIPQHRLTIWPGYSTTILAYESSIMMCTDVSHKVLRSETVLDFMINLRQQCGSQRFPEACTKELVGLIVLTKYNNKTYRIDDIAWDHTPNNTFKRGDTDISFMKYYKTQYNLDITDGNQVLLVSHVKRLAGPPGAAPPGPAMLIPELCYLTGLTDKMRADFVIMKDLASHTRLGPVDREGRLNRFVHNIQKDADAQLELDKWGLSFDKQLLNMNGRVLPAERIFQGSRSYEYDPMSADWSRPMRGMPIISSPPLNDWLMFYTRRNGNEGHSLLQTLGKVSGPLGIRMQKPVMIEYQDHQESLFRALQQNVGPQTQMVVVILPSNRKDKYDGVKKFLCVDCPTPSQCVLARTLSKPQALMTVATKIALQIACKIGGELWSVEIPLKQLMIVGIDCYHDIAAGKRSIGALVASLNQSMTRWFSKCVLQHKGQEIMDGLKMALSAALKDYLKFNNCLPSRIIVYRDGVGDGQLSSVVNYEVSQIMDSIKSMGQDYMPKLSVVVVKKRISSRFFAFINGKVSNPPPGTIIDTEVTRPEWYDFYIVSQSVRIGTVSPTHYNVVYDTSGLKPDHMQRLTYKLCHMYYNWQGIIRVPAPCQYAHKLAFLVGQSIHREPNMHLDDLLFYL from the exons ATGACTGGTCGCGCCCGAGCACGATCCAGGGGCAGGGCACGTGGTCAAGAGATCGCAGTACCAGGAGCG AGCCGGGCTCGAGAGGCTGAACCAACACCTGCACCTTCTGCTGAAGGAGAGCTAGTTGGTCGAGGGAGGCAGAAAGGTACTCCGGGGCCATTCTCTGGAGAAG CTGTTGTGCAGATATCGGCTGGGTTTCAGCAGGTGAAACTTGGAGAAAGAGGTGGACGCCGTCGTGACTTTCAAGATGTAGGGGTGAACACCAGGCAGGCTATGGAGCATGTGAAGGACTCAAAGTCTG GAACAAGTGGAAGACCCATTCAGCTGTCAGCCAACTTCTTTCGGATTATGTCCCGCCCCCAGTGGGTTCTGTATCAGTACCATGTGGACTTCAATCCACCAATGGAGTCTCGTCGTTTGAGATCTGCACTCCTCTTCCAGCATGAGGAAACACTTGGCTCAGCACGGAGCTTTGATGGAGCTCTGCTCTTTCTGCCTCACAGATTGCACAGCAAG GAGACTGTGCTTCACAGCGAAACAAGGAACGAGGAAAAGGTTAAGATAACGGTCACGCTGACAAATGAACTTCCACCGACATCACCAGTATGTCTTCAGTTATACAACATCATCTTCAGAAG GATCTTGAGGATACTCAACATGCAGCAGATTGGACGCAACTACTACAACCCCAAAGATTCACTCAACATCCCACAGCACAG gCTGACCATCTGGCCCGGATATTCCACCACCATTCTGGCATATGAGTCATCGATCATGATGTGCACTGACGTGAGTCACAAAGTACTCCGCAGTGAGACGGTCCTTGACTTCATGATCAACTTGAGGCAGCAGTGTGGAAGTCAACGCTTCCCAGAGGCCTGCACCAAGGAGCTTGTTGGACTCATAGTCCTCACAAA atacaacaacaaaacctacaGGATTGATGATATTGCATGGGATCACACTCCCAACAACACATTCAAGAGGGGAGACACAGACATCTCCTTCATGAAATACTACAAGACT CAATACAACCTGGACATCACTGATGGGAACCAGGTGCTGCTGGTCAGCCATGTGAAGAGGCTGGCGGGTCCTCCAGGAGCTGCTCCACCTGGTCCTGCCATGCTAATCCCAGAGCTGTGTTACCTTACAG GGCTGACTGATAAGATGCGAGCTGACTTTGTGATCATGAAGGACTTGGCCTCCCACACCAGACTGGGCCCAGTGGACCGAGAGGGACGCCTCAACAGATTTGTCCATAATATACAGAA GGATGCTGATGCACAGTTGGAGCTGGATAAGTGGGGACTCAGCTTTGATAAGCAACTCCTAAATATGAATGGCAGAGTTCTCCCAGCGGAGAGGATTTTCCAGGGATCAAGATCG TATGAGTACgaccccatgtcagctgactGGTCCAGACCGATGCGTGGGATGCCTATCATCTCCTCCCCTCCACTAAATGACTGGCTCATGTTCTACACCCGTCGGAATGGCAATGAAGGCCACTCTCTCTTGCAGACCCTCGGCAAAGTGTCAGGTCCACTTGGTATCCGCATGCAGAAACCTGTCAT GATTGAGTACCAGGATCATCAGGAGTCTCTCTTCCGAGCTCTGCAGCAGAATGTTGGACCACAAACACAGATG GTGGTGGTGATCCTACCCAGCAACAGGAAGGACAAGTATGATGGTGTCAAGAAGTTCCTCTGCGTGGACTGTCCCACTCCCAGCCAGTGTGTGCTGGCTCGTACCCTCAGCAAACCTCAGGCACTCATGACTGTGGCTACCAAAATCGCCCTTCAAATAGCTTGTAAGATTGGAGGAGAACTGTGGAGCGTGGAAATCCCT CTCAAACAGCTGATGATTGTGGGCATTGACTGCTACCATGACATTGCTGCAGGGAAAAGGTCCATTGGGGCTCTGGTGGCCAGCCTCAACCAGAGCATGACCAG gtggttctcaaagtgtgtGCTGCAGCACAAAGGTCAGGAGATCATGGATGGACTGAAGATGGCCTTAAGTG CTGCACTGAAAGACTATCTGAAGTTCAACAACTGCCTGCCGTCACGCATCATCGTGTACCGAGATGGAGTCGGTGATGGCCAGCTGTCCAGTGTGGTCAACTATGAGGTTTCACAGATCATGGACTCCATCAAGTCCATGGGACAGGACTACAT GCCCAAGCtgagtgtggtggtggtgaagaAACGCATCAGCAGCCGATTCTTCGCCTTCATCAACGGCAAAGTGTCCAACCCTCCCCCAGGCACCATCATTGACACAGAGGTCACCCGTCCTGAGTg GTATGACTTCTACATCGTGAGTCAGTCTGTCCGCATTGGAACTGTGTCCCCAACCCACTACAATGTGGTGTATGATACCAGTGGACTGAAGCCTGATCACATGCAGCGGCTTACTTACAAGCTGTGCCACATGTACTACAACTGGCAG GGAATCATCCGAGTGCCTGCTCCCTGCCAGTACGCCCACAAGTTGGCTTTCCTTGTGGGTCAGAGCATCCACAGAGAACCCAACATGCATCTGGATGACCTCCTCTTCTACCTCTAA